Part of the Equus caballus isolate H_3958 breed thoroughbred chromosome 5, TB-T2T, whole genome shotgun sequence genome is shown below.
caaaaattaaaatcacttatGAGATTATTTTACTAAAAGTCTTCACCTATTCTTTGTAATCATTACCTATAACATAggcttttttcaaatattaacaaCATATTGTTAAAAGTTGATGCTTTTAAAATCATATGTTCTTTGCTTAACACTGTAACAGGGAGTCTTAGTTGTCTCTTTTGTTAAATCATCAATTTCTTGATGGAGGTGTTAGACCTTGCTCTTTTCTCTTGATCCATTTCTGATGCAGAATAAATATTAAGTGAGAATGTTCTATTGGTGGGGGATGacatgagaagaaaacaaactatTTTCTTAGCTAAGCAAAGCCTAAACTTGAAACTCTCcaacttttatttcctctcttcatGCTACTTTTAACTCAAACACTTCACTCTTTATTGATATACAgtgttaaatatttaacatatatttttgcATTGATTTGGGTTTGTATATAAGCTTCATATAAACATACATTTGTGTTACATTGATTGCTTTGTGAAGGCAAACACACAGCCATTATAATATACTCTTTTAATGTCAAGCCATGGTGATATACGTGGGCACTGCAAAGCATGGGGGAAGGCTGTCTCAGAATCTGTCGCATAGATCCATAAAGAAAACTGCAAGTTAGGAGTGTTTTGGTGTTTGGGACTGTGGGGAATGCAGCAGTTTTTCTCCATTCTGGAGAAAGGTCAGGTGTTTAAGATGAAGTGGAATCTAGCTGCAAGGTTGGAAAAGACTGAATGAGAACCTCTAACTCCCTAAGCATCTGAGAATTTTTTATTCAAGTAGAGATTCTTCCAATCTTGAGGTTAcattattttctaaagtaaaattcTCGAAGCCAAGCATCATCTTTTTCTACTGTTTAAACAACTCCAGCTCTTGCAGGAAGATTTTCTACGTTAATCTGAGGAGATTCAGTGGTTTCTCTTAAATTTCTGTGGTCTATATGCGAATCTTTTATGGTTAAAGTCCTGATAGACAATTTAATTTTGCTATTATCTTGTCCCATGCCTCTGATTTGTAAATGTTAAACCACATTTCCATCTAAAAGTGATGCAAATTTATTACTCTCTGACAGGTTAATGCTTTCAATCTGTTATTTCTATGGACTTTTATATCCATCCAGTACATGTGTAGATATAGTGCCCAGTTGAGGTCAGAGTTCATATGCTGACTGCAGAAATTTTATGAAGATGATGCTGATGGTAATAAAAAGGAGAGTGATGATGGAAAACTGGATACACATTCTGTGGATGTCCcatataacaataataacagtagTGGTGAAAAGGACGATAGCAATATTGGTGGTTTAGAACAGtacatagtagacattcaataatgATTAAATCAATGACTAAATGATAGTGGACATGGTGAaggaagtggtggtggtgattgTCATGAAGATGAAGAGAGTCAAGGTAGAAGTGATGGTGCTGCTGATCTTTCTCATACCGTGGTAAAGTTAGTAGTGGGCAAATTGATTTACCCCTCTTGTGTCATCCAGTTCTTGTTATTGGAGTTGAATGGAAATGAAGATGATTGAGAAGTCTCCTTgcaaggcaatttttaaaaaaaacgaCACTCACTTCTGGGGTGCTCAGtgattttctctctccatttgtaCATAAGATTATGCAACATGGGTTGTGTTTCCCCATAGAAAGCTATATGGGACTTGAAAAACTTCTAGTGCCTCAGAAGAGGCAATGTCCCTGATATTGGATTCTAGAACCCAACAATCAGATTTGAAGAGTTAGAAAAGTCATTTGAGGAATGGAGCTGATCTGCTTCACTTTCCTGCACCCAACATCCTGCCCCAGAGGAACTCCTATTGAGAGCTAGCCATAACCAGAAACCCCAAGGAACACACAACAAGGAACCCCTGGGAAGCCAGCATTTACAAGAACATGAAATATAAGTAGGAAAGTGTCCTGAGGTAGAAAGAATGCTCGGGAGAATGCTGCAAATCCTAATATCATCAAAACAGTCAGGTAATGGGCAGTGATGGTGCAGCAGAGATGAGAGTAACTGGAGAAGAAGATAAGGCAAGGGCTTTGACCTTTCCTAGATGAGGTGTGGGAGAAAAACTCTAGGGACGGTGGTGTTGATGCCCGCCACAATCCATAAACATTTTTCAGTGACTTTAGGGAACTATAAATTATCTGTGTTGTAAGAGTCTTTGAAaacatctgttcaaatcttttttcttttagagaagaAGAAGTTGGGGGCACGTGAGGAGAAGTTGCTCTGCCCGATGTGTGTTGTCAGAGATACTGCAAGTTCACAAAGCCAAATCCCTGACTTGACAGAAGGCTCTCTTTTTAATCTTCAGGATTCCTTGCTTGGGCCTTCTAACCTCATGGCTTTTCTTGTTGAGAATTCCTGGTTCGTGTCTCCTTTGGAAATCATCTTTCAAAACACATAGCTTCTCTGCTGAGTGAGTTATCGGGTGCCACGGACGTAAGATTTCAGGGATTGTTCTCAGAGCTtctgcatttctttaattttccatcTCTGCTTCTAGTGCTTATGAGAACAGTCTGTAAACTTCTGAAGGCTTCCTGAAAGAGGCCTCAACAGTCACTTTTAGGGGATGACTTTTCTGTCTTCTCCACAGCCCAATATGGCTGGTTATTTTATCAGTGGAAAGTATAGGAAGGTTGGAGGTAggaattttcctctctcttttgtttcctgATGGTGGTGTAGGGAAGAAATCCAGTTTCTGAGCACCTAGAACACAATATTATAACATGGAAAAGGACTGAACTGGGATCAGGAGCCTTGGTTTCTAGTTTCAGCCCTATTAACAGATTCTATGGTACAGGGTCAACAATTTCTGCCTGCAGGCTACAATTCCTCTATTGCAAAGTGAAGAGCATTCCTTAGATAATGTCAAGTTCCTTTCAGGTGCTCCCATTCAGTGTTCTTTGCATTGGGAAAGTTTTCTGAATAGAGGAAGAATCCTGAAGTAGTTAATTGTTTGTCTTACCCCTTGTTCGTAGGAATCATGGATCATGGCAACCACACATGGACCCAGAATTTTATCCTTAATGGTTTCACTACCACTGGAACTCTGCGACTTCTTGCATTCTCAGGGACCCTGTGCATCTATCTGCTCACCCTGGCAGGGAACTTGTTCATCATTGTCCTCATTCAAGCAGATTCTGGACTAtccacacccatgtacttcttcatCAGTGTCCTCTCCTTCTTGGAACTCTGGTATGTCAGCACCACAGTGCCCACACTGCTGCATACCTTGCTCCATGGACATTCACCCATCTCATCAGCTGTGTGCTTCATCCAGTTATATGTCTTCCATTCCTTGGGCATGACTGAGTGTTATCTGTTGGGTGTCATGGCGTTGGACCGCTACTTTGCCATCTGTCGCCCACTCCACTACCATGTGCTCATGAGCAGGCAGATACAGTTATGGCTAGCAGGGACCACTTGGGTGGCTGGCTTCTCAGCTGCACTTGTGCCAGCCAGCCTCACAGTCACTCTGCCCTTCTGTTTAAAAGAGGTGGCCCATTACTTTTGTGACCTGGCCCCACTAATGCGATTGGCGTGTGTGGACACAAGCTGGCATACTCAGGTCCATGGGGCAATAATTGGTGTGGCCACTGGGTGCAACTTTGTGCTCATTTTAGGACTCTATGGGGGTATCCTGAGAGCTGTGCTGAAGCTGCCCTCAGCTGCCAGCCGTGCCAAGGCCTTCTCTACCTGTTCCTCCCACATAACTGTAGTGGCACTCTTTTACGCTTCTGCCTTCACAGTGTATGTGGGGCCACCTAGGAGTCACCCTGAAGGCACAGACAAACATATTGCTTTGGTATATGCCCTTCTTACTCCTTTCCTCAATCCTATCATCTATACCCTTCGCAACAGGGAGGTGAAGGAGGCCATGAAGAGGATCACTGTCAGGATCAGGACTATTTTGAAGGAATGCTGACAATCTTTATTGTCATAGCCCAGCTTCCCGGTAACTGCAGGAATCAGCCAGTTGGTTAGTTGATCATCTGGTCAGAGTTAAAGTAAATGCCAGTGAAATAATCAGTCAACTCATTTGTCAAACATGCTGCAAACACTTACTCAGGAAGAGATGGTCCTGGATTAATCAGAGTTTGAATATGTACAGAGAAAGGAGATATGTCTTTGATTTCACCCCAATCCAAAGGGGAGAGAAATGtgacaaaggaggaaaataacaGAGACACAGCACAAATGGTTTTGCTGAACTTATAACTTAGAGAGACAGTGTAATactgagacaaagaagaaaaactaaaggtGAGAGTGGGGGCTTTTGTCAAGATAGGATTTCCAGAGAAGGATTGAAAAGGTGAAAAACATGTTTGGAAAAAAGAGACTAAAATTCTAACTTGCCTAGGTTTCAGATGTGAAACAGTGAGCCGTGGGGAGAAAGCTTAGTATAGTGGAATCCAGTGATCTGGGGTTATCATATGATCAAAGGTAGCTCAGGGGAGGAGAGAACAGTTCCACCGGGCAGGAGGCTGGAAGCTAGAGATAATAATTTACTCTCTaatggggaaagagaaaagtaTTGGATGAAGGTGTTGTCTGAGTTCTCTTCTAATATCATGGAATACACCTTTGAAATCATCTGGAGCTGtattaaataagaataaataaataaatatatatatttttaaccaagcagcaaaggaagaaaaagctttGCAAGTCTTGTATATAAAGCACACTAGTACAAAGTAGAAAACAGATTGAAATAGAAATAGGGACCTGAAGCTCTGACCACATTCTATTGCCTCTTTTCTCCTCTAGCTCCCACACCACTTTCTCTGCTGGGCAACTTTTGAAAATCATTGCTCAGGTTCAACTTTCATACTTTAGTGATGTGTGAATTGAGGGTCAAATACCAGCAAAAGGATGTGAGAAAATTAGTGAGAAAGATCGGACCAAAATCTTGGCAGACACTAGGCCATTATATGggttttaaatattctgtttttcattcttatatAAGTAACTGCTGAAAAATCAAACCAATTTTTTTAGTATGTCTGCCCTATGCCAGAAACAGTGACAGCTGCttttaaatgtacttttaatttaatcttcataattttCCTCTGAAGAAGGAAGAATCATCCCAATATTTACATGATGAAATTCGAAAGATTGCTGGACTTGCTGTAAAGAGACATGGATTCATCTCCAGATCCACTCTGGCAGGCTGATAACCTTGGCAAGACTTCCTCAGTCTCATTCTTTCTGTGCTGAGTGAGAGCCTGGAGCAGAGGACTGCTCACATTCCTTCCTGCTTAGGGAGTTTTCATTCTATGATTGCAACACTTCTTAAAGAAAACAGGATCTGAACTAGGCCCCAGGCGGCAAGATCTGAATATCCAGAACAGAGAGTGGAAGGGGATCCAAATCCAAGTTTTGTCACTTTTTGGCTTTGCGATCCTAGGCAAAAACGAAAGTAATTTCTCTCTTGACTTCAATTttgtcttccttaaaaaaaattatgtaacaaaGAGTTTTAAAGATTAAGTAAAATAACACATGACAAGTGTTCAATACATACATTAGCCTTATTATTCCAGAGGCAGGGCAATATAGTGGTCAGAGCATGGACTCTGAGGCCTGTCTGCTTGGGTTCGAACATTAATTCTACCCTATActtgcagtgtgaccttgggtaatgCACTTAgcttccttgtgcctcagtttgctgatctggaaaatgaggacaataatgaAACTTTAGGCAGTACATAGATATTAATCATTATTGCTTCAAAGATTTTCCACCTACATTTCAGCAGTGGGAATTTCTTTCCTTGAGAATGTTTAGTTTCAACACGCATCTCAAATTTTCATTATGTGTGAAGTCAGAAGAATTGGCAGCATCCAGGGGCCctcctggtggt
Proteins encoded:
- the OR10AA1 gene encoding olfactory receptor family 10 subfamily AA member 1 (The RefSeq protein has 1 substitution compared to this genomic sequence); its protein translation is MDHGNHTWTQNFILNGFTTTGTLRLLAFSGTLCIYLLTLAGNLFIIVLIQADSGLSTPMYFFISVLSFLELWYVSTTVPTLLHTLLHGHSPISSAVCFIQLYVFHSLGMTECYLLGVMALDRYFAICRPLHYHVLMSRQIQLWLAGTTWVAGFSAALVPASLTVSLPFCLKEVAHYFCDLAPLMRLACVDTSWHTQVHGAIIGVATGCNFVLILGLYGGILRAVLKLPSAASRAKAFSTCSSHITVVALFYASAFTVYVGPPRSHPEGTDKHIALVYALLTPFLNPIIYTLRNREVKEAMKRITVRIRTILKEC